A portion of the Zetaproteobacteria bacterium genome contains these proteins:
- a CDS encoding peroxiredoxin produces the protein MTDYAINCGDPAPGGIPFTLYPGGETRRLEEFRGRWVILYFYPKDSTPGCTTEACDFRDRCQGGIPDTVVLGASRDSIKSHQRFSEKQQLNFPLISDPDEALCRAFDVIQEKNMYGRKTMGVERSTFIIDPEGIVRAVWRKVRVKGHVEEVMAKLAELQQG, from the coding sequence ATGACCGATTACGCCATCAACTGCGGGGATCCCGCCCCTGGAGGGATCCCCTTCACTCTCTATCCTGGAGGGGAGACCAGGCGGCTGGAAGAGTTCCGCGGCCGCTGGGTGATCCTCTACTTCTACCCCAAGGACAGCACACCGGGCTGCACCACCGAGGCGTGCGACTTCCGCGACCGCTGCCAGGGCGGCATCCCCGACACGGTGGTACTCGGCGCCAGCCGCGACAGCATCAAGTCGCACCAGCGCTTCAGCGAGAAGCAGCAGCTCAACTTCCCGCTCATCTCCGACCCGGACGAGGCCCTCTGCCGCGCCTTCGACGTCATCCAGGAGAAGAACATGTACGGCCGCAAGACGATGGGTGTGGAGCGCTCCACCTTCATCATCGACCCGGAGGGGATCGTGCGCGCCGTCTGGCGCAAGGTGCGGGTCAAGGGCCATGTCGAGGAGGTGATGGCGAAACTGGCCGAGCTACAGCAAGGCTGA